From a single Micromonas commoda chromosome 5, complete sequence genomic region:
- the SPO11 gene encoding type II DNA topoisomerase VI subunit A 1 (Spo11/Topoisomerase 6A proteins initiate double strand break formation in meiotic recombination and are related to type II topoisomerase 6 subunit A of archaea), translating to MLAATDGPLLGVNAWGDEDPEPTDEPEAFIDGCDELATPEEVLTKLEKLAADLVLATLRSDPPATPVPAAAISFTVANVRRDGAVLVSSDGPLAAHRVPLSATTTLSLRDPNKRRAERYARIWTMLASSHAHLRRNEKVTQRGLYYLMSSGAHTSSLFPDPATVNSALLDSVSLVAVSRRSLGVVAAPRGEVGGAMSIREGEDAPWRSLWDESRQISGDIAAIARWEFRGDFRYVLVVEKHSVFHRLFAEERVHTRLPCVVVTAKGFPDLATRAFLKRLQLTHPHVPFLGLVDWNPSGVLILGTYRAGGRTSSAVLESSRYALELKWLGVRSADLATNPARIPLTDLDRAKARTMLRADGARLDGDTAGDESTDASTERLQSARARELTAMCATGFKAEIESLCPGSCGGEGRSLSDYVVEKILRGDYAD from the coding sequence atgctcgccgccaccgacggaCCTCTGCTCGGCGTCAACGCGTGGGGCGATGAAGATCCCGAGCCGACGGATGAACCCGAGGCCTTCATCGACGGgtgcgacgagctcgccacgCCCGAGGAGGTGCTCACGAAGCTGGAAAAACTCGCAGCCGACTTGGTCCTCGCCACCCTCCGCAGCGACCCCCCCGCGACCCCCGTCCCTGCCGCCGCGATATCCTTCACCGTCGCCAacgtgcgacgcgacggcgcggtgctcgtcTCGAGCGACGGACCCCTGGCTGCGCACCGCGTTCCCCTTTCGGCCACGACGACCCTCTCCCTTCGTGACCCAAACAAGCGCAGGGCGGAGCGCTACGCCAGGATCTGGACAATGTTAgcgtcgtcgcacgcgcaCCTCCGCAGGAACGAGAAGGTGACGCAGCGCGGACTCTACTACCTGATGAGTTCCGGCGCGCACACCAGCTCGCTCTTCCCCGATCCGGCGACGGTCAACTCCGCGTTGCTCGACTCCgtctcgctcgtcgccgtcagcAGGCGGTCCCTGGGGGTGGTCGCTGCGCCTCGGGGCGAGGTGGGCGGAGCGATGTccatccgcgagggcgaggacgcgccctGGCGCAGCCTCTGGGACGAGTCGCGTCAAATCTCCGGCGATatcgcggccatcgccagGTGGGAGTTCCGCGGAGACTTCCGCTACGTGTTGGTAGTCGAGAAACATTCCGTGTTCCATCGGCTTttcgcggaggagcgggtGCACACGCGCCTGCCCTGCGTCGTGGTCACCGCGAAGGGTTTCCCGGACCTCGCGACCCGAGCGTTCCTCAAGCGGCTGCAACTCACGCACCCGCACGTGCCGTTCCTCGGGTTGGTCGACTGGAACCCCAGCGGCGTGCTGATCCTCGGAACCTACAGAGCCGGCGGGAGGACGTCTTCGGCTGTGTTGGAGTCCAGCAGgtacgcgctcgagctcaaGTGGCTCGGCGTGAGgtccgcggacctcgcgacgAACCCCGCGAGGATTCCCCTGACGGATCTGGACCGGGCCAAGGCCAGGACGATGCTAAGAGCAGACGGGGCGAGGTTGgacggcgacacagctggcgacgagtCCACCGACGCCTCGACCGAGCGCCTTCaatcggcgagggcgagggagcTGACCGCGATGTGCGCGACGGGATTCAAGGCTGAGATCGAGTCGCTGTGCCCCGGGAGCTGCGGCGGGGAGGGCAGGTCGCTGTCCGACTACGTGGTGGAGAAGATCCTCCGCGGGGATTACGCGGACTAA
- a CDS encoding predicted protein, whose translation MERQGALFTRVREEASTSAAEKQTRHHEPLWPTGPKYHRYLIQLCVRVTLACERAARADADGASPPPRSPFEGVAGAELFKEFNRACAGRPLEVLHERGLLELFPHVRGLQRAGEERLPIPPVLRSPGWSHFSTAAAKMQRLLSAARALREALADPDARDGHKYAAHQTALVYNCLNHAGGEAWGLRARVEERFDEVKKFCDETFGADETFGARLPPDLAEWALGVAEEVEACVLGLPPKLTEGLGPVLRSC comes from the exons ATGGAGCGGCAGGGCGCGCTGTTCACTCGAGTCCGCGAGGAGGCATCGACCAGTGCAG CGGAGAAGCAGACGCGACACCACGAACCCCTGTGGCCGACGGGGCCGAAGTACCACCGTTACCTCATCCAGCTGTGCGTCCGGGTCACCCTCGcgtgcgagcgcgcggcgcgggccgacgcggacggcgcgagtCCACCCCCGAGATCCCCgttcgagggcgtcgcgggcgccgaacTCTTCAAGGAGTTCaaccgcgcgtgcgcgggccGACCGCTCGAGGTTCTGCACGAGCGCGGGCTCCTCGAGCTCTTCCCGCACGTCCGCGggctccagcgcgcgggcgaggaacGTCTCCCGATCCCGCCCGTGCTGCGTTCGCCCGGGTGGTCGCACTTttcaaccgccgccgcgaagatgcAGCGGctgctctccgcggcgcgagcgctgagggaggcgctggcggatccggacgcgcgcgacgggcacAAGTACGCCGCGCACCAGACCGCTCTGGTGTACAACTGCCTGAACcacgcggggggcgaggcgTGGGGGCTGCGggcgcgcgtggaggagAGGTTCGACGAGGTGAAGAAATTTTGCGATGAAACATTCGGGGCGGATGAAACGTTCGgggcgaggctgccgccggaCCTCGCCGAGTGGGCGCTGGGGGttgcggaggaggtggaggcgtgCGTGCTGGGGTTACCGCCGAAACTCACGGAGGGTTTGGGACCGGTTCTCAGGAGTTGTTAA